A DNA window from Streptomyces sp. B21-083 contains the following coding sequences:
- a CDS encoding M6 family metalloprotease domain-containing protein: MPRQLPLRGLTHDALAGFRGLACAGAHPRLRSTAAVLTTMTALAATSLVAGPSVAEPFSVRSCALQRTEAHHSEGLDTWNAAYPRPSRALDAVMVFLSFPDARPRTTPGELAADHFPGTSDFFARASYGRFTLRPHPLRHWLRMPRPSTAYAIQRDWSAAHRADYLRDALAVADRDVDFSRYDVVYFVADPDAPGVDSDATKVVNLDVPLRADGTDIRRVVTVFEKHPPDRLVLAHETGHVFDLPDLYHRPVDGKGDWDTYVGDWDLMGSQFGLAPDLFAWHKWKLGWLEPRQVVCVRGRGSTRLTLESLEARPATTVYARGGAGAGADGFGGGGTGAGPPAPGQGDGVKLAVVRTGVDRALAFEARGATGNDSATCTQGVLVYRVRGGAESGGGPVQVVDAHPRTEACWEDSVYPPLADAPVALGETFTVPGENVRVEVEGRTPSGAWTVRITNAVS, from the coding sequence GTGCCGCGTCAGCTTCCCCTCAGGGGGCTCACCCATGATGCCCTGGCGGGATTCAGAGGGCTCGCATGCGCCGGGGCGCACCCCCGCTTGCGCAGTACGGCCGCCGTTCTCACCACCATGACGGCCCTGGCCGCGACCTCCCTCGTCGCGGGCCCCTCCGTCGCCGAGCCCTTCTCGGTGCGGTCCTGCGCGCTCCAGCGCACCGAGGCCCACCACTCGGAGGGCCTGGACACCTGGAACGCCGCCTATCCGCGCCCGTCCCGCGCGCTCGACGCCGTGATGGTCTTCCTCTCGTTCCCGGACGCCCGCCCGCGGACCACCCCCGGCGAACTGGCCGCGGACCATTTCCCGGGCACCAGCGACTTCTTCGCCCGTGCCTCGTACGGCAGGTTCACCCTGCGCCCGCACCCGCTCCGGCACTGGCTCCGGATGCCGCGACCGTCCACCGCGTACGCCATACAGCGGGACTGGAGCGCCGCCCACCGTGCCGACTATCTGCGCGACGCGCTCGCCGTCGCCGACCGTGACGTCGACTTCTCGCGCTACGACGTCGTCTACTTCGTGGCCGACCCGGACGCGCCCGGCGTCGACTCCGACGCGACGAAGGTCGTCAACCTGGACGTCCCGCTGCGCGCCGACGGCACGGACATCCGCCGCGTCGTCACCGTCTTCGAGAAGCATCCACCGGACCGGCTCGTCCTCGCCCACGAGACGGGCCATGTCTTCGACCTGCCCGACCTCTACCACCGGCCCGTGGACGGAAAGGGTGACTGGGACACGTACGTCGGCGACTGGGACCTGATGGGCAGTCAGTTCGGCTTGGCGCCCGACCTGTTCGCCTGGCACAAGTGGAAACTCGGGTGGCTGGAACCGCGCCAGGTGGTGTGCGTGCGCGGGAGAGGCTCGACCCGGCTGACCCTGGAATCACTGGAGGCGCGTCCGGCCACGACCGTTTACGCGCGTGGGGGTGCGGGGGCGGGCGCGGACGGGTTCGGCGGCGGGGGTACGGGGGCCGGTCCACCGGCCCCTGGGCAGGGGGACGGGGTCAAGCTGGCCGTCGTGCGGACCGGGGTCGACCGGGCGCTCGCGTTCGAGGCGCGGGGGGCGACGGGCAACGACAGCGCGACCTGCACACAGGGGGTGCTCGTCTACCGGGTGCGCGGCGGGGCCGAGTCCGGCGGTGGCCCGGTCCAGGTGGTCGACGCCCATCCGCGTACCGAGGCCTGCTGGGAGGACTCGGTCTACCCGCCCCTCGCGGACGCGCCCGTCGCCCTCGGCGAGACCTTCACCGTGCCCGGCGAGAACGTCCGAGTCGAGGTGGAGGGCCGCACGCCGTCGGGGGCGTGGACGGTGCGGATCACGAACGCCGTTAGCTGA
- a CDS encoding putative bifunctional diguanylate cyclase/phosphodiesterase — MSGTSEGPAPAVDLIRPAVTESNSDTSSSTSSTASAWSKASTSSTSASPAPTGPTLMDGAFAAAPLAMAVVNREGLVVTANQSLGELLGIGPEVLAGKVAADLVDLASDTRAWHAYREVLRGRPARLRCTRRLKHPDGHSLWAQVTVTPLPNETSEAAPGVLLSVADISARRELQARLRHLQMHDPVTRLPNRTLFFERLSAALEAESYEQSGTGRIGLCYLDLDGFKAINDTLGHRVGDRLLAAVAQRLTRCAEEAGLARRNPGAVAPLVARLGGDEFALLIEDSTGTDQLADLAESVLKALQLPFDLAGQRMSVSASIGVVERHAAGTTPTGLMQAADTTLYWAKADGKSRWTLFDPERNAHRMTRQALSSTLRPAIERGEFALDYQPLVGMADGRVHGVEALVRWNHPQFGTLTPNRFIGLAEEDGSIVQLGRWVLATACRQARRWQLERPDEPPIFVSVNVAVRQVWDSDLVADVAEILAETGLPARLLQLELTESAVMGSAGRPLQALQALSDMGVGIAIDDFGTGYSNLAYLSRLPVSVLKLDGSFVRGFQYEGEGVAPNPADEIVVEAMIQLAHRLGLTVTAECVETAAQAGRLRRIGCDTGQGWLYSRPVGADRISLLMGGSACRQG, encoded by the coding sequence GTGAGCGGAACGTCCGAAGGGCCGGCGCCCGCGGTAGATCTCATCCGGCCGGCCGTCACAGAGAGTAACTCCGACACGTCGTCTTCTACGTCATCCACGGCTTCTGCCTGGTCCAAGGCTTCTACGTCGTCCACGTCTGCTTCCCCTGCCCCCACGGGTCCCACCCTGATGGACGGCGCGTTCGCGGCGGCGCCGCTGGCGATGGCCGTGGTGAACCGCGAGGGCCTGGTCGTCACGGCGAACCAGTCCCTGGGCGAACTGCTGGGCATCGGCCCGGAAGTGCTGGCCGGCAAGGTGGCCGCCGATCTGGTGGACCTGGCGTCCGACACCCGCGCGTGGCACGCGTACCGCGAGGTGCTGCGCGGCCGACCGGCACGGCTGCGCTGCACACGCCGCCTCAAACACCCTGACGGGCACTCCCTCTGGGCCCAGGTCACGGTCACACCACTGCCGAATGAGACCTCGGAGGCGGCGCCGGGTGTGCTGCTGTCCGTGGCCGACATCAGCGCACGCCGTGAACTCCAGGCGCGGCTACGGCACTTGCAGATGCACGATCCGGTGACGCGTCTGCCCAACCGCACGTTGTTCTTCGAGCGCCTGTCCGCGGCGCTGGAGGCGGAGTCGTACGAGCAGAGCGGGACGGGCCGAATCGGCCTGTGCTACCTGGACCTTGACGGCTTCAAGGCCATCAACGACACCCTCGGCCACCGCGTCGGCGACCGGCTGCTCGCCGCCGTGGCCCAACGCCTCACCCGGTGCGCGGAGGAGGCGGGTCTTGCCCGGCGGAACCCCGGCGCGGTCGCCCCGCTGGTCGCGCGGCTGGGCGGCGACGAGTTCGCGCTGCTGATCGAGGACTCGACGGGCACCGACCAACTGGCGGACCTGGCCGAGTCGGTGCTGAAGGCACTCCAGCTCCCCTTCGACCTCGCCGGTCAGCGGATGTCCGTCTCCGCCTCCATCGGCGTCGTCGAACGGCACGCGGCGGGCACGACCCCCACAGGTCTGATGCAGGCCGCGGACACGACGCTGTACTGGGCGAAGGCCGACGGCAAGTCCCGGTGGACGCTCTTCGACCCCGAGCGCAACGCCCATCGGATGACCCGCCAGGCCCTGTCCTCCACCCTCCGGCCGGCCATCGAGCGGGGTGAATTCGCCCTGGACTACCAGCCCTTGGTGGGGATGGCGGACGGCCGGGTGCACGGCGTCGAGGCGCTGGTGCGCTGGAATCACCCCCAGTTCGGCACGCTGACGCCGAACCGGTTCATCGGCCTGGCCGAGGAGGACGGTTCGATCGTGCAGCTGGGACGCTGGGTCCTCGCCACGGCCTGCCGCCAGGCCCGCCGCTGGCAGCTCGAACGCCCCGACGAGCCGCCGATCTTCGTGAGCGTCAATGTCGCCGTACGTCAGGTCTGGGACTCGGATCTGGTGGCGGACGTCGCGGAGATCCTCGCGGAGACAGGCCTGCCGGCACGTCTGCTGCAACTGGAGCTGACGGAGTCGGCGGTCATGGGCTCCGCCGGCCGGCCCCTCCAGGCGCTCCAGGCACTCAGTGACATGGGTGTGGGCATCGCGATCGACGACTTCGGCACCGGGTATTCGAACCTCGCCTACCTCAGCCGGCTGCCGGTGTCAGTACTGAAACTGGACGGTTCTTTCGTGCGGGGGTTCCAGTACGAGGGTGAGGGGGTCGCGCCGAACCCGGCCGACGAGATCGTCGTCGAGGCGATGATCCAACTCGCGCATCGGCTGGGGCTGACGGTCACCGCGGAGTGCGTGGAGACGGCGGCCCAGGCCGGCCGCCTGCGCCGTATCGGGTGCGACACGGGGCAGGGCTGGCTCTATTCGCGACCGGTGGGCGCGGACCGGATCTCCTTGCTGATGGGAGGCAGTGCGTGTCGGCAGGGGTGA
- a CDS encoding LLM class flavin-dependent oxidoreductase gives MTADGIRGETRGTAPVPLSVLDLVTVGSGHTATEALRASVAISRLTESRGFHRYWVAEHHSMPGVASSSPAVILAHLAAHTRRIRLGSGGVMLPNHAPLVIAEQFGTLEAMAPGRIDLGLGRAPGTDGATAAALRRTERLNEGADDFPQQLAELTRFLDDDFPAGHPYGRIHAIPGPIQSTSPGGVQSPHRPPIWLLGSSGFSARLAGVLGLPFAFAHHFSAQNTVPALDLYRESFQPSAVLDAPYALIGVSALATDDENEARRQVLAMGLNMARLRSGRPGLFPAPEEAEAYEFSPMEREFISSWMANIIHGSADEVRTGLDDLQKRTGADELMLVSHAHRGDMRLRSYELIADAYGLPTITQ, from the coding sequence GTGACGGCGGACGGGATCCGGGGCGAGACGCGGGGCACCGCCCCCGTCCCCCTTTCCGTCCTCGACCTGGTCACCGTGGGCTCCGGCCACACCGCCACCGAGGCCCTGCGCGCCAGCGTCGCCATCTCCCGCCTCACGGAATCGCGCGGCTTCCACCGTTACTGGGTCGCCGAGCACCACTCCATGCCCGGCGTGGCCTCTTCCTCGCCCGCCGTGATCCTCGCCCACCTCGCCGCCCACACCCGGCGCATCCGCCTGGGCTCCGGCGGCGTCATGCTCCCCAACCACGCCCCCCTGGTCATCGCGGAACAGTTCGGCACCCTCGAAGCCATGGCGCCGGGCCGTATCGACCTCGGCCTCGGCCGGGCCCCGGGAACGGACGGCGCCACCGCCGCTGCCCTCCGCCGCACGGAGCGGCTCAACGAGGGCGCCGACGACTTCCCCCAGCAACTCGCTGAGCTGACCCGCTTCCTGGACGACGACTTCCCCGCCGGCCACCCCTACGGACGTATCCACGCGATCCCCGGCCCGATCCAGTCGACGTCCCCGGGCGGAGTCCAGTCTCCCCATCGGCCGCCCATCTGGCTGCTCGGCTCCTCCGGCTTCAGCGCCCGCCTGGCCGGCGTCCTGGGTCTCCCCTTCGCCTTCGCGCACCACTTCTCCGCGCAGAACACCGTCCCGGCCCTGGACCTCTACCGGGAGTCCTTCCAGCCCTCCGCCGTCCTCGACGCCCCGTACGCCCTCATCGGCGTCTCCGCCCTCGCCACCGACGACGAGAACGAGGCCCGCCGCCAGGTCCTCGCGATGGGCCTCAACATGGCCCGCCTGCGCTCCGGCCGCCCGGGCCTGTTCCCGGCCCCGGAGGAGGCGGAGGCCTACGAATTCAGCCCGATGGAACGGGAGTTCATCAGCTCCTGGATGGCGAACATCATCCACGGCTCGGCGGACGAGGTCCGCACAGGCCTCGACGACCTCCAAAAGCGCACGGGAGCCGACGAGTTGATGCTCGTCTCCCACGCCCACCGGGGCGACATGCGGCTCCGCTCGTACGAACTGATCGCGGACGCCTACGGATTGCCCACGATCACGCAGTGA
- a CDS encoding maleate cis-trans isomerase family protein, which yields MTALGFLYPGHSAEDDYQRIEQLLGSDIRLDLVHTDIGEDAHRVDALLEMGSADRLAAGVESLRMSGAESVVWACTSGSFVYGWEGAHEQVRALARAAGLPASSTAFGFVHAVRELGVRKVAVGATYPADVTGLFAEFLRAAGIEVTAVHSAGIVTAAEVGEWGEAELTALARAADDADAEALLLPDTALHTASHIGALEKHLTKPVLTANQVSVWEALRLATRKVNAPSLGTLFDKEPLVQV from the coding sequence ATGACGGCACTCGGATTCCTCTACCCGGGTCACTCCGCCGAGGACGACTACCAACGCATCGAGCAGCTTCTCGGCAGCGACATCCGGCTGGATCTGGTCCATACGGACATCGGTGAGGACGCGCACAGGGTGGACGCCCTCCTGGAGATGGGTTCGGCGGACCGTCTCGCGGCGGGCGTGGAGTCGCTGCGGATGTCCGGCGCGGAGTCGGTGGTGTGGGCCTGCACCAGCGGCAGCTTCGTGTACGGGTGGGAGGGCGCCCACGAGCAGGTGCGTGCCCTTGCCCGGGCCGCGGGCCTGCCGGCGTCGTCGACGGCGTTCGGCTTCGTGCACGCGGTACGGGAGCTCGGCGTGCGGAAGGTGGCGGTCGGGGCGACGTACCCGGCGGACGTGACGGGACTGTTCGCGGAGTTCCTGAGGGCGGCGGGGATCGAGGTGACGGCGGTCCACAGTGCCGGGATCGTCACGGCGGCGGAGGTGGGGGAGTGGGGCGAGGCGGAGCTGACCGCGCTGGCCCGGGCGGCCGACGACGCGGACGCGGAGGCCCTGCTCCTCCCGGACACGGCGCTGCACACGGCGTCGCACATCGGGGCCCTGGAGAAGCACCTGACGAAGCCGGTCCTCACGGCGAACCAGGTCTCCGTGTGGGAGGCCCTGCGGCTGGCGACGCGCAAGGTGAACGCCCCCTCCCTGGGCACCCTCTTCGACAAGGAGCCGCTGGTGCAGGTCTGA
- a CDS encoding D-2-hydroxyacid dehydrogenase, which produces MPALPTLLVLDADPPPRLGRLTGRARIVHADETTLAGQLPYADVLLVWDFASHAVRAAWPGEGARPRWVHTASAGVDHLLCPELAASDTVVTNARGIFDQPIAEYVAALVLAMAKDLPMTLHLQEQREWRHRESQRVAGTKACVVGSGPIGRAIARYLKGLGVTPAIVGRTPRTGIHGPADLNRLMARADWVIAAAPLTADTHHMFDTRRFGVMQPSARFVNVGRGQLVDEAALAEALSKRWIAGAALDVFEHEPLTPDSPLWEVPGLIVSPHMSGDTVGWRDELGAQFLELYERWDAGKTLTNVVDKQRGYVPGH; this is translated from the coding sequence ATGCCCGCGCTCCCCACGCTCCTCGTCCTGGACGCCGATCCGCCGCCCCGCCTGGGCCGGCTCACCGGGCGGGCCCGGATCGTGCACGCCGACGAGACCACCCTCGCCGGGCAACTCCCTTACGCCGACGTCCTGCTCGTCTGGGACTTCGCCTCGCACGCCGTGCGGGCCGCCTGGCCGGGCGAGGGGGCGCGTCCGCGCTGGGTGCACACCGCGAGCGCCGGTGTGGACCATCTGCTGTGTCCCGAACTCGCCGCGTCCGACACCGTGGTGACCAACGCGCGGGGCATCTTCGACCAGCCCATCGCCGAGTACGTCGCCGCCCTGGTCCTCGCGATGGCCAAGGACCTGCCGATGACCCTGCACCTCCAGGAGCAGCGCGAGTGGCGGCACCGGGAGTCGCAGCGGGTCGCCGGGACGAAGGCCTGCGTCGTCGGGTCGGGCCCCATCGGGCGGGCGATCGCCCGGTATCTCAAGGGACTTGGTGTGACACCGGCGATCGTCGGGCGCACTCCGCGTACCGGCATCCACGGGCCCGCCGACCTCAACCGGCTGATGGCGCGAGCCGACTGGGTGATCGCCGCCGCTCCCCTCACCGCCGACACGCACCACATGTTCGACACCCGCCGCTTCGGAGTCATGCAGCCCTCGGCGCGTTTCGTCAACGTCGGCCGGGGACAACTCGTCGACGAGGCCGCGCTCGCCGAGGCGCTGTCGAAGCGGTGGATCGCGGGCGCCGCCCTCGACGTGTTCGAGCACGAGCCGCTCACACCGGACAGCCCGCTGTGGGAGGTGCCCGGGCTGATCGTCTCCCCGCACATGAGCGGCGACACGGTCGGCTGGCGCGATGAACTCGGGGCGCAGTTCCTCGAGTTGTACGAGCGGTGGGACGCGGGGAAGACACTGACGAACGTCGTCGACAAACAGCGCGGGTACGTACCGGGGCACTGA
- the ehuB gene encoding ectoine/hydroxyectoine ABC transporter substrate-binding protein EhuB — MAPSSASPLAPPCPRRRSLLAGVAALGTLGTLGSLGTGCSRVSADSGVPGGDLLDRLRAQGVVRLGIAGEIPQGFIDKDGELTGEAPELARVIFKRLGVDRVQPVPTEFGSLIPGLNSQQFDVVAAGMYVNPERCEQVIFADPDYQMLDSFIVRKGNPKDLHNYRDIVEKKAKLATGTGYAQIQHAVEAGYKEGDLLIVPDQVAGLNAVEAGRVDAFSGTAVTVRLVAKNSRKAESAEAFAPIIDGKPRVDGGAFAFRLPETKLRDAFNVELHKMKKSGEVFRILRPFGFTQDEMTDLTAKELCDA, encoded by the coding sequence ATGGCTCCATCAAGCGCATCACCACTCGCACCACCATGTCCCAGACGCCGGTCGCTGCTCGCGGGGGTGGCGGCGCTCGGCACGCTCGGTACGCTCGGTTCCCTGGGCACCGGCTGCAGCCGGGTGTCCGCCGACTCCGGTGTCCCGGGCGGTGACCTTCTCGACCGGCTTCGGGCGCAGGGCGTCGTCCGGCTCGGTATAGCCGGTGAGATTCCCCAGGGATTCATCGACAAGGACGGCGAGCTGACCGGCGAGGCGCCCGAGCTGGCGCGGGTCATCTTCAAGCGGCTGGGGGTGGACCGGGTCCAGCCCGTACCCACCGAGTTCGGGTCGCTCATTCCGGGGCTGAATTCACAGCAGTTCGATGTCGTGGCCGCCGGGATGTACGTCAATCCGGAACGCTGCGAGCAGGTGATCTTCGCCGATCCCGACTACCAGATGCTCGATTCCTTCATTGTCCGCAAGGGAAATCCCAAGGATCTTCACAATTATCGGGACATTGTCGAGAAGAAGGCCAAACTCGCGACCGGTACCGGATATGCCCAGATCCAGCACGCCGTCGAGGCGGGATACAAGGAAGGCGATCTTCTGATCGTGCCGGACCAGGTGGCCGGACTGAACGCCGTCGAGGCCGGGCGCGTCGACGCGTTCTCCGGTACGGCGGTCACCGTCCGGCTGGTCGCGAAGAACTCCCGCAAGGCGGAGTCCGCCGAGGCGTTCGCCCCGATCATCGACGGCAAGCCGCGGGTCGACGGCGGCGCCTTCGCGTTCCGGCTGCCCGAGACGAAGCTCCGGGACGCCTTCAACGTGGAGCTGCACAAGATGAAGAAGAGCGGCGAGGTGTTCCGCATCCTCCGGCCGTTCGGCTTCACGCAGGACGAGATGACCGATCTCACGGCGAAGGAGTTGTGCGACGCATGA
- the ehuC gene encoding ectoine/hydroxyectoine ABC transporter permease subunit EhuC, with product MTSGLWELVLKGVWVTVQLLFFSALLGGVVAFAVGIARTHRLRSVRFLAGCYTEVFRGTSALVMIFWVYFVLPPAFGWQLVPMWAGTLALGLTYGAYGTEIVRGALNAVDPAQREGGIALGFTPWQRMRLILLPQAVPEMIPSFGNLLIELLKGTALVSVMGMADLAFSGNLVRLALQESAEIYTYILLIYFVIAFLLTRLMRGLEKRLKGGVA from the coding sequence ATGACCTCCGGACTCTGGGAGCTAGTGCTCAAGGGAGTCTGGGTCACAGTCCAACTCCTCTTCTTCAGCGCGTTGTTGGGTGGCGTCGTCGCCTTCGCCGTCGGGATCGCGCGAACTCACCGGCTGCGGTCCGTGCGCTTCCTCGCCGGCTGCTACACCGAGGTCTTCCGCGGCACCTCGGCACTCGTGATGATCTTCTGGGTGTACTTCGTGCTGCCGCCCGCCTTCGGCTGGCAGCTCGTGCCCATGTGGGCGGGCACACTCGCGCTCGGGCTGACCTACGGGGCGTACGGCACGGAGATCGTGCGCGGCGCGCTGAACGCCGTCGACCCCGCGCAGCGTGAGGGCGGGATCGCGCTCGGGTTCACGCCCTGGCAGCGGATGCGGCTGATCCTGCTGCCGCAGGCGGTGCCGGAGATGATCCCCTCCTTCGGCAACCTGCTGATCGAGCTGCTCAAGGGCACCGCGCTGGTCTCCGTCATGGGCATGGCCGACCTGGCCTTCAGCGGCAACCTGGTGCGGCTCGCGCTGCAGGAGAGCGCGGAGATCTACACGTACATCCTGCTGATCTACTTCGTGATCGCCTTCCTCCTCACCCGGCTCATGCGCGGGCTGGAGAAGCGGCTGAAGGGCGGTGTCGCGTGA
- the ehuD gene encoding ectoine/hydroxyectoine ABC transporter permease subunit EhuD has translation MTWDWGAVREFMPHFWDGLLVTLQALALGSLISFTLGLVWALLMRTPTRWVRWPVGVVTEFVRDTPLLVQLFFLFYVLPEWGIAASALTTGVLAIGLHYSTYTMQVYRAGIEGVPPGQWEAATALSLPLRRTWTAVILPQAVRRVVPALGNYVIAMLKDTPLLMTITVLEMLGEARLFSQEHFQFTEPLTVIGVAFVLISFPASLLVRALERRLAS, from the coding sequence GTGACGTGGGACTGGGGCGCCGTACGCGAGTTCATGCCGCACTTCTGGGACGGGCTGCTCGTCACCCTTCAGGCGCTGGCCCTCGGGTCGCTGATCTCGTTCACGCTGGGGCTGGTCTGGGCGCTGCTGATGCGGACGCCGACGCGCTGGGTGCGCTGGCCGGTCGGGGTGGTCACGGAGTTCGTGCGGGACACCCCGCTGCTCGTGCAGCTGTTCTTCCTCTTCTACGTGCTCCCCGAGTGGGGCATCGCCGCCTCCGCGCTGACCACCGGTGTCCTCGCGATCGGGCTGCACTACTCGACGTACACGATGCAGGTCTACCGCGCCGGCATCGAGGGCGTGCCGCCGGGCCAGTGGGAGGCGGCCACCGCGCTCAGCCTGCCCCTGCGGCGCACCTGGACGGCCGTGATCCTTCCGCAGGCGGTGCGCCGGGTCGTCCCGGCGCTCGGAAACTACGTGATCGCGATGCTCAAGGACACGCCGCTGCTGATGACGATCACCGTGCTGGAGATGCTCGGGGAGGCGCGGCTCTTCTCCCAGGAGCACTTCCAGTTCACCGAGCCGCTGACCGTGATCGGCGTCGCCTTCGTCCTCATCTCCTTCCCCGCCTCCCTCCTCGTACGAGCTCTGGAGCGACGCCTTGCCAGTTGA
- the ehuA gene encoding ectoine/hydroxyectoine ABC transporter ATP-binding protein EhuA encodes MPVDTDKSPVSDTPTELVRLDQVTKRFGEQTVLDKLSLSVEAGRHVTLIGPSGSGKTTILRMLMTLAKPDAGTITVDGEALFPAPEKQVREVRKKIGMVFQHFNLFPNMSVLRNITEAPVTVLGLSKEEAEARGRDLLELVGLADKCDERPSRLSGGQQQRVAIARALAMRPQVLLLDEVTSALDPELVAGVLDVLRDIARTTDITMLCVTHEMGFARDISDQVLMFDSGHVIESGPPEQIFSDPKQDRTREFLSAML; translated from the coding sequence TTGCCAGTTGACACCGACAAAAGCCCTGTTTCAGACACGCCCACGGAACTGGTCAGGCTGGACCAGGTCACCAAGCGGTTCGGTGAGCAGACCGTTCTCGACAAGCTGAGCCTCTCCGTCGAGGCGGGGCGGCATGTCACGCTCATCGGTCCGTCCGGGTCCGGCAAGACGACCATCCTGCGGATGCTGATGACCCTGGCCAAGCCGGACGCGGGCACGATCACCGTCGACGGGGAGGCACTGTTCCCGGCGCCCGAGAAGCAGGTCCGCGAGGTGCGGAAGAAGATCGGGATGGTGTTCCAGCACTTCAACCTGTTCCCGAACATGAGCGTGCTGCGCAACATCACCGAGGCGCCCGTCACCGTCCTGGGCCTCTCGAAGGAGGAGGCGGAGGCACGCGGGCGCGACCTGCTGGAACTGGTGGGCCTCGCCGACAAGTGCGACGAGCGGCCGTCCCGGCTGTCGGGCGGACAGCAGCAACGGGTGGCGATCGCGCGGGCGCTGGCCATGCGCCCCCAGGTACTGCTGCTCGACGAGGTGACCTCCGCGCTCGACCCCGAGCTGGTCGCGGGCGTCCTCGACGTGCTGCGGGACATCGCCCGCACCACCGACATCACGATGCTCTGCGTGACCCACGAGATGGGGTTCGCCCGGGACATCTCCGACCAAGTGCTGATGTTCGATTCTGGCCATGTGATCGAGTCCGGTCCGCCGGAGCAGATCTTCAGCGACCCGAAGCAGGACAGAACGCGCGAATTCCTCAGCGCGATGCTCTGA
- a CDS encoding IclR family transcriptional regulator gives MALKHEPTAPHHSTQDALRVLETVARHSAGVTDAEIARQTRLGTDRLTPLLRMLRREGYVEQAADGSYVTGTALSRLGSTHGHDQALRAQLQHTLDRLRDSVGAAVYMSRYVDGEIHITQCADSAATPAVNEWVDFRSAAHASAIGKSLLGQLDHNSRRDHLARHKLARLTSHTITNERLLLSHLETQPPTVPVLDLQEYAVGTVCAAVPITAGATVGCLALSLPLRHAHRLRQAADRLNRSAGPVLLSLAI, from the coding sequence GTGGCTCTCAAGCACGAGCCGACCGCGCCGCATCACTCGACCCAGGACGCCCTGCGCGTCCTGGAAACGGTGGCGCGACACTCCGCCGGTGTCACCGACGCCGAAATCGCACGCCAGACCCGCCTCGGCACGGACCGGCTCACCCCCCTCCTGCGCATGCTGCGCCGCGAGGGATACGTCGAACAGGCCGCCGACGGTTCGTACGTCACCGGCACCGCCCTCAGCCGCCTCGGCTCCACGCACGGCCACGACCAGGCCCTGCGCGCCCAGCTCCAGCACACCCTCGACCGGCTGCGCGACTCGGTGGGCGCGGCCGTCTACATGAGCCGGTACGTCGACGGCGAGATCCACATCACCCAGTGCGCCGACAGCGCGGCGACGCCCGCGGTCAACGAGTGGGTCGACTTCCGCTCGGCCGCGCACGCGAGCGCGATCGGCAAGAGCCTGCTGGGCCAGCTCGACCACAACAGCCGCCGCGACCATCTCGCCCGCCACAAACTGGCCCGCCTCACCTCGCACACGATCACCAACGAGCGGCTCCTGCTCTCCCACCTGGAGACCCAGCCACCCACGGTGCCGGTCCTCGACCTCCAGGAGTACGCGGTCGGCACGGTCTGCGCGGCGGTCCCGATCACGGCCGGCGCCACGGTCGGCTGCCTCGCTCTCTCCCTCCCCCTCCGCCACGCCCACCGCCTGCGCCAGGCGGCGGACCGCCTGAACCGGAGCGCGGGACCGGTACTGCTCTCACTGGCGATCTAG